TTTTACCGCCGATACGGTCAATCGCAATAGAGCCGACTACTTCTTCATCCATGATTGCAACAAATGCAGAACTGTTTTCAATATCTGTTTTAAAATCCTTTTCAGCAGGATATTTATCAGACCATTGGTCATTTCCTTCTTCATTCATTATTTTTATTGTTTTTGCTGCTATATTCATAATTGCATCTAAGTCATTTATCGTTGCTAGTCTAATTTCCACGCTCAATTCTCCTATTATAGTATTTCTTTATTATTCCCCGTTTACTTGAGACTATTTCATTTTTTCTAAAATGAACTATATGAAAAACCATTATATAAATTTCTCATCAAAAAAACCACTAAAGTACACAGCTACAGAAAATAAAATAAAATTCAAAAACGCGGAAATTTTCACATAAAGAAAAAAACCAAAGGAACTATTCCTTTGGTTTTTTCAACAACTATTATTTACCTATAAATTGCTGTGTCCAGTAATTCCCGTCAGCTACATAGCCTACCCCAATATGAGTGAAATTGCTGCTTAAAATATTAGCGCGATGGCCTTCACTGTTCATCCATGCTTTCACCACTTGCTCTGGTGTTGTTTGACCTTTAGCAATGTTTTCGCCAGCTGCTTTATAGGAAACACCAAATTGCTTCATCATATCAAATGGGCTGCCATATGTCGGGCTTGTATGATCAAAATAATTGTTCTTGCTCATATCCTCAGACTTAGCTCTTGCAACTTTGCTTAACTCTGTATCTAGAGTTAAAGCAGGAAGACCTTGTTTAGCTCTCTCTGCATTTGTCAATTCAACAACCTCTTTTTCAAATGCACTCACACTTGAAGAAGTTTGTGTGGCTTCCGTCTTCTGTTGGTTTGCCGTTGTATCCTGTGCATTAGCAGTGTTTGCTGTTGTAGTTGTTTTATTGTCAGTTGCTGTTGTGTTTGTAGGTGCTTTTGTTGTTGCTGTCTCCTTGTTTACAGTGTTGCTTGTGCTGCCATAATAGTTTTTAAGCAACTTATTTATATCAATAT
This DNA window, taken from Niallia sp. Man26, encodes the following:
- a CDS encoding CAP domain-containing protein, with translation MKKKLIFSTAAAAALFMSNPVMHQADAASNQEREAVKVTYQSYNLNEEQINALMKQFSGNIDINKLLKNYYGSTSNTVNKETATTKAPTNTTATDNKTTTTANTANAQDTTANQQKTEATQTSSSVSAFEKEVVELTNAERAKQGLPALTLDTELSKVARAKSEDMSKNNYFDHTSPTYGSPFDMMKQFGVSYKAAGENIAKGQTTPEQVVKAWMNSEGHRANILSSNFTHIGVGYVADGNYWTQQFIGK